Proteins encoded by one window of Blautia faecicola:
- a CDS encoding Gfo/Idh/MocA family protein yields MRENKVVYGLIGYGGMGRWHTEILSNVPEAVIGGIYDIKEEKREEAKEKGFFVYETEEAMLADPDIDVVLIATPNDCHKPIAIRAMHAGKNVISEKPVTLSSADLLEMENAAKETGKLLTVHQNRRWDDDFLIIKKLVEEQKLGHVFRIESRVHGSRGIPGDWRKEKVHGGGMVLDWGVHLLDQILYMYGDRKIETVYASLTNVTNQEVDDGFTAILTFEGGTEVLVEVGTNNYISLPRWYVLGEDGTAVIRDWQLNGEIIRKTGMTEETVVPVKTAAGLTKTMAPRREDTIVKEDLPKVSGDIADFHRNVVAVIRDGAEPEIKLFQVMRVMKLMEAIFQSAETNQVIEFQDQV; encoded by the coding sequence ATGAGGGAAAACAAAGTAGTTTACGGACTGATCGGATATGGCGGAATGGGCAGATGGCATACGGAGATCCTTTCCAATGTTCCGGAAGCCGTAATCGGTGGCATCTATGACATCAAGGAAGAAAAGAGAGAAGAAGCGAAGGAGAAGGGCTTTTTTGTATATGAAACAGAAGAAGCTATGCTGGCAGATCCGGATATCGATGTGGTTCTGATCGCTACTCCGAATGACTGCCACAAACCTATCGCCATCCGTGCCATGCATGCAGGGAAGAATGTAATATCGGAAAAACCGGTGACATTATCTTCCGCTGATCTGCTGGAGATGGAAAATGCAGCCAAAGAGACAGGAAAATTACTTACTGTACACCAGAACAGACGGTGGGATGATGATTTCCTGATCATCAAAAAGCTGGTAGAGGAGCAGAAACTGGGACATGTCTTCCGGATCGAGAGCCGTGTCCATGGTTCAAGAGGTATCCCGGGCGACTGGAGAAAAGAAAAGGTCCATGGTGGCGGAATGGTCCTGGACTGGGGCGTACATCTGCTGGATCAGATCTTATATATGTACGGTGACAGAAAGATCGAGACCGTATACGCCTCACTTACCAATGTCACCAACCAGGAAGTGGACGATGGCTTCACTGCTATCCTGACCTTTGAAGGTGGAACGGAAGTCCTGGTGGAAGTCGGCACCAACAATTATATTTCTCTGCCGAGATGGTATGTACTGGGAGAAGACGGTACCGCAGTGATCCGGGACTGGCAGTTAAACGGTGAGATCATCCGTAAGACCGGTATGACGGAAGAGACGGTAGTACCGGTTAAGACAGCAGCCGGTCTGACAAAGACCATGGCACCGAGACGGGAAGATACCATTGTGAAAGAAGACTTACCAAAAGTATCCGGAGATATTGCAGACTTCCACAGAAATGTAGTTGCAGTGATCCGGGACGGAGCAGAACCTGAGATCAAACTGTTCCAGGTGATGCGCGTGATGAAACTGATGGAAGCAATTTTCCAGTCAGCGGAGACAAACCAGGTGATCGAATTTCAGGATCAGGTGTAA
- a CDS encoding sugar phosphate isomerase/epimerase family protein has translation MKQIRIGTCVPGTKAEEWLKGFAGKGFETFSINFHMSLEGTDLDKLALNTEKILAGTDSKITTVGYYCNPIQYAEHRKTLEKVICTAEKFGATHVSTFAGAWEGKPVESAYEEFGKVFRELADLAEEKGVKLGIENCLMDGTWEHATCNIGFNPKAWEVMFEEVKNDNFGLEWEPTHQMVQLIDPVTELRKWCKKIVHVHGKDATIDWDAVRHGGISGAVPFVWHRMPGFGDTNWRDIISILRSNGYEDDICIEGYHDPVYRGELEMTGQLHALNYLKWCRGGEFTPTPWEK, from the coding sequence ATGAAACAGATTAGAATCGGAACCTGCGTGCCGGGTACAAAGGCGGAAGAATGGTTAAAGGGATTTGCGGGAAAAGGCTTTGAAACATTTTCCATCAATTTCCATATGTCACTGGAAGGAACAGACCTTGACAAACTGGCACTGAACACAGAAAAGATTCTTGCCGGTACAGATTCCAAGATCACTACCGTTGGATACTACTGTAACCCGATCCAGTACGCAGAGCACAGAAAAACACTGGAAAAGGTGATCTGCACTGCTGAAAAATTCGGAGCTACCCACGTAAGCACCTTTGCAGGAGCCTGGGAAGGAAAACCGGTAGAATCCGCATACGAAGAGTTCGGAAAAGTGTTCCGTGAACTGGCAGACCTTGCAGAAGAGAAAGGTGTGAAACTGGGTATCGAAAACTGCCTGATGGATGGAACCTGGGAACATGCCACCTGCAACATCGGTTTCAACCCGAAAGCCTGGGAAGTGATGTTTGAGGAAGTAAAGAATGACAACTTCGGTCTGGAATGGGAGCCGACCCACCAGATGGTACAGCTGATCGACCCTGTGACAGAGCTGAGAAAATGGTGCAAAAAGATCGTCCATGTACATGGAAAAGATGCGACCATCGACTGGGATGCAGTAAGACACGGCGGTATCTCCGGAGCAGTTCCGTTCGTATGGCACCGTATGCCTGGATTTGGTGACACAAACTGGAGAGATATCATTTCTATCCTGAGAAGCAACGGATATGAGGACGATATCTGTATCGAGGGATATCATGATCCGGTATACCGGGGAGAACTGGAGATGACCGGACAGCTCCACGCACTGAACTATCTGAAATGGTGCCGTGGTGGTGAATTCACACCAACCCCATGGGAAAAATAA
- a CDS encoding sugar phosphate isomerase/epimerase family protein: protein MKLGFVTAILDSWNYEEMMDFASEQGFECVEVACWPQEKAERRYAGVSHIDAERVNQDDAYAEHIVEYAKKSGVEISSLAYYPNVMAADKAKSAAAVEHLKQVILASRKLGVGMVTTFIGRDQTKNVQENLELVKEIWPPIIKLAEECDVKVAIENCPMLFGEDQWPGGQNLMTTPPIWREVFRILDSDHLGINYDPSHFIWQMIDYIRPLYEFKDKIFHVHYKDIKIYKDKLESCGIMAYPLEYMSPKLPGLGDVDWGKYVSALTDIGYDGYTCIEVEDKAFEDSKEKVENSLILSKRYLEQFVI from the coding sequence ATGAAACTTGGGTTTGTTACAGCGATCCTTGACAGCTGGAACTATGAAGAGATGATGGATTTTGCATCTGAGCAGGGATTCGAGTGTGTGGAAGTGGCATGCTGGCCACAGGAAAAAGCAGAAAGAAGATATGCCGGTGTAAGCCATATCGATGCAGAACGGGTCAACCAGGATGATGCATATGCGGAGCATATCGTGGAATATGCAAAAAAATCAGGAGTGGAGATCTCGTCACTGGCCTATTATCCAAACGTAATGGCGGCAGATAAAGCGAAAAGCGCAGCCGCTGTGGAACACCTGAAACAGGTGATCCTTGCAAGTAGGAAATTAGGTGTGGGCATGGTTACCACATTTATCGGAAGGGACCAGACCAAAAATGTACAGGAGAACCTGGAACTGGTAAAAGAGATCTGGCCGCCGATCATAAAACTGGCTGAGGAATGTGACGTGAAGGTCGCCATCGAAAACTGCCCGATGCTTTTCGGCGAGGACCAGTGGCCGGGAGGACAGAACCTGATGACAACACCGCCGATCTGGAGAGAGGTATTCCGGATTCTGGACAGCGACCATCTGGGCATCAACTACGATCCATCCCACTTTATCTGGCAGATGATCGACTATATCCGCCCACTTTATGAGTTCAAAGACAAGATCTTCCATGTCCACTATAAGGATATCAAGATCTACAAAGACAAGCTGGAATCCTGCGGTATCATGGCATATCCGCTGGAATACATGTCACCGAAGCTCCCGGGACTCGGAGATGTAGACTGGGGAAAATATGTATCAGCACTTACGGATATCGGATATGACGGATATACATGCATTGAGGTCGAGGACAAGGCCTTTGAAGATTCCAAGGAAAAGGTTGAGAATTCTTTGATCCTCAGTAAGAGATATCTGGAACAGTTCGTGATTTAA
- a CDS encoding Gfo/Idh/MocA family protein: MRKLKAGIVGCGGIANGKHLPAMKKSDLYEIVAFCDIIRDRAEKAKKEYGTEDAKVFEDYQELIKEDLDVVYVTTPNRSHAEISIAAMEAGKDVMCEKPMAKNYAEAQKMVETSEKTGRILNIGYQNRYRPDSLFLKEMCKADELGEIYFAKAHALRRRAVPTWGVFLNEEEQGGGPLIDIGTHALDLTLWMMDNYEVESVTGQTFRKLADQTNQGNDFGDWDPKEFSVEDSAFGFIRMKNGAVIELEAAWALNTLEVDEAKTSLCGTKAGADMKDGLRINYIHHNKQVVEKPALFGEGVAFFSGEEKEAPDYEQELFYHIVADGAEQIVKPAQAAVVTRVLEAIYESAKSGKTIYFD; encoded by the coding sequence ATGAGAAAATTAAAAGCAGGAATCGTAGGATGCGGAGGAATCGCCAACGGAAAACATCTTCCGGCTATGAAGAAAAGTGATCTCTATGAGATCGTAGCTTTCTGTGACATCATCAGAGACCGTGCAGAGAAAGCAAAAAAAGAATATGGTACAGAAGATGCAAAAGTATTTGAAGACTATCAGGAGCTTATCAAAGAGGACCTGGATGTTGTATATGTAACCACACCGAACCGCTCCCATGCAGAGATCTCTATCGCAGCCATGGAAGCAGGAAAAGATGTTATGTGTGAAAAACCGATGGCAAAGAATTATGCAGAAGCACAGAAGATGGTGGAGACTTCAGAGAAAACAGGCAGAATTCTGAACATCGGATACCAGAACCGTTACCGTCCAGACTCCCTGTTTCTGAAGGAGATGTGCAAGGCTGACGAACTGGGAGAGATCTACTTTGCAAAAGCCCATGCACTCAGAAGAAGAGCAGTTCCTACCTGGGGTGTATTCTTAAATGAAGAAGAACAGGGCGGCGGTCCGTTGATCGATATCGGAACCCATGCACTGGACCTGACTTTATGGATGATGGACAACTATGAAGTAGAGTCTGTAACAGGACAGACTTTCCGCAAACTGGCTGACCAGACCAATCAGGGAAATGATTTTGGAGACTGGGATCCGAAGGAATTCAGTGTAGAAGATTCCGCTTTCGGATTCATCCGTATGAAAAACGGTGCAGTGATCGAGCTGGAAGCAGCCTGGGCACTGAACACACTGGAAGTTGATGAGGCCAAGACAAGTCTGTGCGGAACAAAAGCCGGAGCAGATATGAAAGACGGCCTGCGGATCAACTACATCCACCACAATAAACAGGTAGTAGAGAAACCGGCATTATTCGGCGAAGGAGTAGCATTCTTCTCAGGAGAAGAGAAAGAAGCACCGGACTATGAGCAGGAACTGTTCTACCACATCGTTGCAGACGGAGCAGAACAGATTGTAAAACCTGCGCAGGCTGCAGTTGTCACCCGTGTACTGGAAGCAATCTATGAGTCAGCAAAGAGCGGTAAGACAATTTATTTTGATTAA
- the mutS gene encoding DNA mismatch repair protein MutS, with protein MMVHYCQTKCAYKDSILFYRLGDFYEMFFEDAKTVSRELELTLTGKDCGLSERAPMCGIPYHAAETYINRLIDKGYKVAICEQVEDPKTAKGIVKREVTRVVTPGTNLNMQELDEGKNNYLMAIVCVGDHFGVSTADITTGDCYVTEIDEERKLWDEINKFLPAEIICNDAFLVSGVDVDDLRNRLHISVFALESWYFGDDLCKQTLLEHFKISSLEGLGLADYDSGVIAAGSLFRYLLDTQKNTMEHMNKIIPYTTDRYMVIDSSSRRNLELVETLREKQKRGSLLWVLDKTKTAMGARMLRNFVEQPLIDADAINERLDAVTELNMQAMLREEIREYLNPVYDLERLVSRISYRSANPRDLLAFKSSLEMIPHIKNLLANFTSPLLVRINEQMDGLEDLYSLLEASITEDPPLAVKEGGIIREGYNEQVDTYRNSKTQGKSWLAQLEAEEKEKTGIRNLKIKYNKVFGYYLEVTNSFKDLVPEYYTRKQTLTNAERYITPKLKELEDMILGAEDKLFALEYDLFCQVREELAAQIPRIQETAKAIAQLDVYASLSVVAQRNNYVRPTVNTKGVIDIKNGRHPVVEKMINNDMFIANDTYLDNGSKRVSVITGPNMAGKSTYMRQTALIVLMAQIGSFVPAEKAKIGVVDRIFTRVGASDDLASGQSTFMVEMTEVANILRNATAKSLLILDEIGRGTSTFDGLSIAWAVIEHISNTKLLGAKTLFATHYHELTELEGKIPGVNNYCIAVKERGDDIVFLRKIVKGGADKSYGIQVAKLAGVPDSVLNRAKELVDELVHTDITSTFKDLAESSRKTKPKAVHYDEVDLEQISLFDTVQDQDIIEELKKLDITTLTPMDAMNTLYRLQNKLKNRW; from the coding sequence ATGATGGTCCATTACTGTCAGACGAAGTGTGCGTATAAAGATTCGATTCTTTTTTATCGCCTCGGAGACTTTTATGAAATGTTTTTTGAGGATGCGAAAACGGTCTCCCGTGAGCTCGAACTTACACTTACCGGCAAAGACTGTGGGCTTTCTGAACGGGCTCCGATGTGCGGGATTCCGTATCACGCAGCAGAAACATATATCAATCGTCTGATCGATAAAGGGTATAAGGTAGCCATCTGCGAACAGGTAGAGGATCCGAAAACGGCAAAGGGAATCGTAAAAAGAGAAGTGACCCGTGTTGTGACACCGGGAACGAATCTTAATATGCAGGAACTGGATGAAGGAAAGAATAATTATCTGATGGCCATCGTATGTGTGGGAGATCATTTTGGGGTATCCACTGCAGATATCACAACCGGTGACTGCTATGTGACAGAGATTGATGAGGAGCGGAAACTCTGGGATGAGATCAATAAGTTCCTTCCGGCAGAAATCATCTGTAATGATGCCTTTCTGGTCTCCGGCGTGGATGTGGACGACCTGAGGAACCGTCTGCATATCTCTGTATTTGCACTGGAATCCTGGTATTTTGGAGATGATCTGTGTAAGCAGACATTACTGGAACATTTTAAGATTTCCTCTCTTGAGGGGCTTGGACTGGCTGATTATGATAGCGGTGTGATCGCAGCCGGTTCCCTGTTCCGGTATCTTCTGGATACCCAGAAAAACACCATGGAGCATATGAATAAAATTATCCCGTATACTACAGACCGCTATATGGTCATCGACAGTTCTTCGAGAAGAAACCTGGAACTGGTGGAGACGTTGCGGGAAAAACAGAAACGTGGTTCCCTTCTGTGGGTGTTGGATAAGACGAAAACAGCTATGGGTGCCCGTATGCTGCGAAACTTTGTGGAACAGCCGTTGATTGATGCGGATGCGATCAACGAACGGCTGGATGCGGTGACGGAACTGAATATGCAGGCGATGCTTCGCGAGGAGATCCGTGAATACCTGAATCCGGTATACGATCTGGAACGTCTGGTCAGCCGGATCAGTTATCGATCTGCGAATCCGAGAGACTTGCTGGCATTTAAAAGTTCTCTGGAGATGATCCCGCATATTAAAAATCTGCTGGCGAATTTTACCAGTCCGCTGCTGGTTCGCATCAACGAACAGATGGACGGTCTGGAAGATCTGTATTCCCTGCTGGAAGCATCGATCACCGAAGATCCGCCGCTGGCAGTCAAAGAGGGCGGAATTATCCGGGAAGGTTATAACGAGCAGGTAGATACCTACCGGAACTCCAAAACGCAGGGAAAATCCTGGCTGGCACAGCTGGAAGCTGAAGAAAAAGAAAAAACCGGTATCCGGAATCTGAAGATCAAATACAACAAGGTATTTGGCTATTACTTGGAAGTGACCAACAGCTTTAAAGATCTGGTGCCGGAATACTATACAAGAAAACAGACACTAACGAACGCCGAGCGGTATATCACGCCGAAGTTAAAAGAACTCGAAGATATGATTCTTGGTGCAGAAGATAAATTATTTGCTCTGGAATACGATCTGTTCTGTCAGGTGCGAGAAGAACTTGCTGCGCAGATTCCACGGATCCAGGAGACCGCGAAGGCGATCGCACAGCTGGATGTCTATGCATCATTATCCGTGGTTGCTCAGCGCAATAACTATGTACGCCCGACCGTCAATACAAAAGGCGTGATCGACATCAAAAATGGTCGTCATCCGGTTGTCGAAAAGATGATCAACAACGACATGTTTATCGCGAATGACACCTATCTGGACAACGGAAGCAAGCGTGTCTCCGTCATCACCGGACCGAACATGGCAGGAAAATCCACGTATATGCGGCAGACTGCCCTGATCGTTCTGATGGCACAGATCGGTTCTTTCGTTCCGGCAGAGAAAGCAAAGATCGGTGTGGTAGACCGTATTTTCACCCGTGTCGGAGCTTCGGACGACCTGGCCAGCGGACAGAGTACGTTCATGGTGGAGATGACCGAGGTGGCTAATATTCTTCGTAATGCGACTGCAAAGAGTCTGCTGATCTTGGATGAGATCGGTCGCGGAACCAGTACCTTTGACGGACTTTCGATTGCATGGGCAGTTATCGAACACATCAGTAATACGAAACTTTTGGGAGCGAAAACGCTGTTTGCTACGCACTATCACGAACTGACGGAACTGGAAGGAAAGATTCCGGGTGTCAATAATTACTGCATTGCGGTCAAAGAACGGGGCGATGATATCGTATTTTTACGAAAGATCGTAAAGGGCGGCGCAGATAAGAGTTATGGTATTCAGGTGGCAAAACTTGCCGGTGTTCCGGACAGTGTTCTGAATCGTGCCAAAGAGCTGGTGGATGAACTGGTACATACGGATATCACCAGCACCTTTAAAGATCTGGCGGAAAGTTCCAGAAAGACAAAACCGAAAGCCGTACATTATGACGAGGTGGATCTCGAACAGATTTCCCTGTTTGATACGGTACAGGATCAGGATATTATAGAAGAACTGAAAAAACTGGATATCACGACGCTGACGCCGATGGATGCGATGAATACCTTATATCGGTTACAGAATAAATTAAAGAATCGCTGGTAA
- the mutL gene encoding DNA mismatch repair endonuclease MutL translates to MKRQISVLDQSTIDKIAAGEVVERPSSVVKELVENAIDAGASAITVEIKEGGTTFIRITDNGAGIDKEQVPLAFLRHATSKIRKVEDLSLISSLGFRGEALSSIAAVSRVELITKPHEQLIGVRYQIEGGMEKGMEEIGAPDGTTFLIRDLFYNTPARAKFLKTPTTEAGYISSFIEQLALSHPHISFKYMQNGQTKLHTSGNNNLKEAIYQIYGRDITRELIEIHTKDRDETIRIDGFIGKPVISRGNRNFENYYVNGRYVKSKIVTKAVEDAYHTFMMQHKYPFTCLHIQIKGSDVDVNVHPTKMEVRFSNQELVYRQIYQAILQGLQHKELIPQVTIGKERPAGRPSQGAAPEPFEVQRRQIEQPRGYQMQRKVQPGELKSRVVETNTGSASAIVAPASSFTKAPSAAAGNGSMVREQGTGFYGEKRETGSGNENLVRPNLNLQVEQPVSKEKDKKTDSPVAIKQTENKVFLHSTDTGKENCSVTEEETDGNRTAKQPGVSGQMPEQKISAESDNSNRAQNLQNVSVQPKTQETSPAPVVQKAEQMDLFDGKLLSPEAKKHHKIIGQVFDTYWLVQMEDKLYIIDQHAAHEKVLYERIVKEMKARNVTSQIVSPPIIISLNLEEQEKMKKYQKIFETLGFEIESFGGRDYSIRAVPQNLFGMTEQGFFIEVLDHLEEDPSSKTLEVLSDRMATMACKAAVKGNQRLSFRETEALIDELLQLENPYNCPHGRPTIISMTKYELEKKFKRIV, encoded by the coding sequence ATGAAACGACAGATTTCAGTCTTGGATCAGAGTACAATTGATAAAATAGCAGCGGGAGAAGTGGTCGAGCGCCCTTCTTCGGTTGTCAAAGAACTGGTGGAAAATGCCATTGATGCAGGGGCAAGTGCGATTACCGTCGAGATCAAGGAAGGCGGTACGACATTTATCCGCATCACCGATAACGGTGCAGGAATCGACAAAGAACAGGTTCCGCTGGCATTTCTTCGCCATGCGACCAGCAAGATCCGCAAAGTGGAAGATCTTTCACTGATCTCTTCTCTGGGTTTCCGTGGTGAGGCTCTTTCGAGTATCGCTGCAGTGTCCCGCGTGGAACTGATCACGAAGCCGCATGAACAGCTGATCGGCGTCCGCTATCAGATAGAGGGCGGTATGGAAAAAGGCATGGAAGAGATCGGGGCGCCGGATGGAACGACCTTTCTGATCCGTGATCTGTTTTATAATACACCGGCGAGGGCAAAATTCTTAAAGACACCGACCACGGAAGCCGGATATATCAGCAGTTTTATCGAGCAGCTGGCGCTGTCGCATCCCCATATTTCTTTCAAATACATGCAGAACGGACAGACAAAGCTGCACACTTCCGGGAATAACAATCTGAAAGAAGCGATTTATCAGATTTACGGAAGGGATATTACCCGGGAACTGATCGAGATCCACACGAAAGACCGGGATGAGACGATCCGGATCGATGGATTTATCGGAAAACCGGTGATCTCGAGAGGAAACCGTAATTTTGAAAATTATTACGTCAATGGACGGTATGTGAAAAGTAAAATTGTGACAAAAGCGGTGGAAGATGCCTATCATACGTTTATGATGCAGCACAAGTATCCGTTTACCTGTCTGCATATCCAGATCAAAGGTTCGGATGTGGATGTCAATGTGCATCCGACCAAGATGGAAGTACGTTTTTCCAATCAGGAGCTGGTCTACCGGCAGATCTATCAGGCAATTTTACAGGGATTGCAGCACAAGGAACTGATCCCGCAGGTGACGATCGGAAAAGAGCGTCCTGCCGGTCGTCCCAGTCAGGGGGCTGCGCCGGAGCCTTTTGAGGTGCAGCGCCGACAGATCGAACAACCGAGAGGATACCAGATGCAGCGGAAGGTGCAGCCTGGAGAGTTGAAAAGTCGTGTGGTTGAAACTAACACAGGTTCTGCATCGGCGATTGTTGCGCCTGCATCCTCTTTCACAAAAGCACCATCGGCGGCAGCCGGTAATGGTTCGATGGTAAGGGAGCAGGGAACCGGATTTTACGGAGAAAAACGGGAGACTGGAAGCGGTAATGAGAATCTGGTGCGCCCGAATCTGAACTTACAGGTGGAACAACCTGTCTCAAAGGAAAAAGACAAGAAAACAGACTCCCCGGTTGCCATCAAGCAGACTGAGAATAAAGTGTTTCTTCATTCAACAGATACAGGAAAAGAAAATTGTTCGGTCACAGAGGAAGAGACAGACGGGAACAGAACGGCAAAACAGCCAGGTGTGTCCGGGCAGATGCCAGAACAAAAGATTTCCGCGGAATCAGATAATAGTAATCGTGCACAGAACTTACAGAATGTTTCCGTACAGCCGAAAACCCAGGAAACTTCCCCGGCTCCGGTTGTCCAGAAAGCCGAACAGATGGATCTTTTCGACGGAAAACTGCTAAGCCCGGAAGCAAAAAAACATCATAAGATCATCGGGCAGGTCTTTGACACTTACTGGCTGGTACAAATGGAAGATAAACTGTATATCATCGACCAGCATGCAGCGCACGAAAAAGTGCTGTATGAGCGGATCGTAAAAGAAATGAAAGCGCGAAACGTGACGTCCCAGATCGTCAGCCCGCCGATCATCATTTCTCTGAATCTCGAAGAACAGGAGAAAATGAAAAAGTATCAGAAGATTTTTGAAACGCTTGGATTCGAGATTGAATCCTTTGGCGGACGGGATTACAGTATTCGGGCGGTTCCACAGAATTTGTTTGGCATGACGGAACAGGGATTTTTCATCGAGGTGCTGGATCATCTGGAGGAAGATCCGTCTTCGAAAACACTGGAGGTACTCTCAGACCGTATGGCGACCATGGCGTGTAAGGCAGCAGTAAAAGGAAACCAGAGATTATCTTTCCGGGAGACAGAAGCGCTGATCGATGAACTGCTGCAGCTGGAGAACCCGTATAACTGTCCGCATGGACGCCCGACGATCATTTCCATGACAAAATACGAACTGGAAAAGAAATTTAAGCGAATTGTGTAG
- the miaA gene encoding tRNA (adenosine(37)-N6)-dimethylallyltransferase MiaA: protein MKKPLIILTGPTAVGKTSLSIALAKAVNGEIISADSMQVYRHMDIGSAKIRPEEMHGVPHHLVDCLEPDEEFNVVRFQQMAKEAMEGIYARGRIPVLVGGTGFYIQAVTGDIDFTVHGEDTTYRRMLEEKAKAEGAQMLHEMLAAVDPASAEAIHANNVKRVIRALEYYQQTGKPISQHNEEQRQKESPYNLAYFVLNDDRSRLYERIDARIDQMLDEGLIDEVKALKEMGYHKGMVSMQGLGYKEILSYLDGTWSLEEAVYVLKRDTRHFAKRQITWFKRERQVEWFDKQEFGYDSQAILDAMLASLREKKIIE, encoded by the coding sequence GTGAAAAAACCTTTGATTATATTAACAGGTCCTACTGCAGTAGGAAAAACAAGTCTCTCGATCGCGCTTGCCAAAGCAGTAAACGGGGAGATCATTTCCGCGGACTCCATGCAGGTCTATCGCCATATGGACATCGGTTCTGCGAAAATCCGCCCGGAGGAGATGCATGGAGTTCCCCATCATCTGGTGGACTGTCTGGAGCCGGATGAGGAGTTTAATGTGGTACGGTTTCAGCAGATGGCAAAAGAAGCCATGGAAGGGATCTATGCGCGTGGGCGGATTCCCGTGCTGGTGGGCGGTACCGGATTCTATATCCAGGCAGTGACCGGGGATATCGATTTTACCGTACACGGAGAGGATACGACTTATCGGCGGATGCTGGAAGAAAAGGCAAAGGCCGAGGGTGCGCAGATGCTTCATGAGATGCTTGCCGCTGTGGATCCCGCATCCGCGGAAGCGATTCATGCGAACAATGTCAAACGGGTGATCCGCGCTCTGGAATATTATCAGCAGACCGGGAAGCCGATCTCTCAGCATAACGAAGAACAGCGGCAGAAAGAATCACCATATAATCTGGCATATTTTGTGTTGAATGATGATCGAAGCCGTCTGTATGAGCGCATCGACGCCCGCATCGACCAGATGCTTGATGAGGGACTGATCGATGAGGTGAAAGCGCTGAAAGAGATGGGGTATCATAAAGGAATGGTGTCCATGCAGGGGCTTGGCTATAAAGAGATTCTTTCCTATCTGGATGGTACCTGGTCACTGGAAGAGGCGGTCTATGTATTGAAACGTGATACAAGACATTTCGCCAAACGGCAGATCACCTGGTTTAAGAGAGAACGGCAGGTGGAGTGGTTTGACAAACAGGAATTTGGCTATGATTCACAGGCGATTCTGGATGCCATGCTTGCGTCGTTAAGAGAGAAAAAAATAATCGAGTGA